One stretch of Riemerella columbina DNA includes these proteins:
- a CDS encoding DUF1810 domain-containing protein has protein sequence MMENRRLDRFIEAQKKAYPIALAEIQNGKKMSHWMWYIFPQIKGLGYSETSIYYAIADKTEAQDYLQHPILGTRLKEIFQALLTHRGTPIHQILGGDAVKLKSSATLFHTISGEVETVFSEVLATFFNHQQDEKTLTILNSI, from the coding sequence ATGATGGAAAATCGCAGGCTGGATCGTTTTATAGAAGCACAAAAAAAAGCGTACCCTATCGCCTTAGCCGAAATTCAGAATGGTAAAAAAATGAGCCACTGGATGTGGTATATCTTCCCGCAAATCAAAGGTTTAGGCTATAGCGAAACCTCGATATATTACGCCATTGCCGATAAGACAGAAGCCCAAGATTACCTCCAGCATCCTATATTAGGTACGCGGTTAAAGGAAATTTTTCAAGCGTTACTCACTCATAGAGGCACGCCAATCCACCAAATTTTAGGCGGTGATGCGGTTAAACTAAAATCTTCCGCTACACTTTTTCATACCATTTCTGGAGAGGTAGAAACCGTATTTTCAGAAGTTTTAGCCACCTTTTTTAATCATCAACAAGATGAGAAAACATTAACAATTTTAAATTCTATATAA
- the purN gene encoding phosphoribosylglycinamide formyltransferase, with protein sequence MKKIVVLVSGSGSNLERIIESLAANEIQNAQIEMVIADRDCYGLTRAQNHGIAQQRVPRGKAFSQRLAAVLPPDVDLIVLAGFLSIISADLAQQYAGKIINIHPSLLPKFGGKGMWGHHVHEAALAAGETESGATVHYVTAGIDEGEIILQQKVKITTEDTPETLAHKVHQVEYQILPQAINQVLNGTQK encoded by the coding sequence ATGAAAAAAATAGTGGTTCTTGTATCGGGTTCAGGGAGTAATTTAGAGCGAATTATAGAAAGTCTGGCAGCCAATGAAATCCAAAATGCCCAGATAGAAATGGTCATTGCGGATCGAGATTGCTATGGACTTACCAGAGCGCAAAATCACGGTATAGCGCAACAAAGGGTTCCAAGAGGAAAGGCGTTTTCGCAACGGTTGGCAGCGGTGTTGCCACCAGATGTGGATTTAATCGTTTTGGCGGGCTTTCTCTCTATTATCAGTGCGGATTTGGCACAGCAATATGCGGGAAAAATCATCAATATTCATCCTTCTTTGCTGCCTAAATTTGGAGGCAAAGGTATGTGGGGGCACCATGTTCACGAAGCCGCGTTAGCCGCAGGCGAGACCGAAAGCGGTGCAACGGTTCATTATGTCACAGCAGGCATTGATGAAGGCGAAATCATCCTCCAACAGAAAGTAAAAATCACCACTGAGGATACGCCAGAAACTTTGGCTCATAAAGTCCATCAGGTGGAATATCAAATTTTGCCACAAGCCATCAACCAAGTTTTAAACGGAACTCAGAAATAA
- the purM gene encoding phosphoribosylformylglycinamidine cyclo-ligase has product MNNTYKSAGVDKEEGYKTVDKIKKAVSETHNENVLNGIGSFGAFYQIAGYKNPVLVSGTDGVGTKLKIAIDTQKFDTIGIDCFAMCANDILCHGAKPLFFLDYLACGKLDSDVAATIVLGITEACKDNECALIGGETAEMPGMYQPGDYDVAGFCVGIVEKDEIIDGSKIKKGDKIIALPSSGFHSNGFSLVRKIFPDFNAEFEGRPLYETLLIPTQLYYRDIFKLKKEVEISGIAHITGGGLIENVPRIIPDGLCAQIDAAQIKIPSIMLECEKRGNISRDEMFGTFNMGVGMVVIVDESQVAQTLDLLPEAYEIGTVTEDSEKIKLV; this is encoded by the coding sequence ATGAATAATACTTATAAATCTGCAGGCGTAGATAAAGAAGAAGGCTACAAAACCGTCGATAAGATTAAAAAAGCCGTTAGCGAGACCCATAACGAGAATGTACTCAATGGCATTGGTAGTTTTGGGGCTTTTTATCAAATAGCGGGCTACAAAAATCCTGTTTTGGTTTCAGGGACCGATGGTGTGGGCACCAAATTAAAAATCGCAATTGACACTCAGAAGTTTGATACCATCGGGATTGATTGCTTTGCGATGTGTGCCAATGATATCCTTTGCCACGGGGCTAAGCCGCTTTTCTTCTTAGACTATTTGGCGTGCGGAAAGTTGGATTCTGATGTGGCTGCCACCATTGTTTTAGGCATCACCGAGGCTTGTAAAGACAACGAATGCGCTTTGATTGGCGGCGAAACGGCAGAGATGCCAGGGATGTACCAACCAGGTGATTATGATGTGGCTGGCTTTTGTGTGGGCATCGTGGAAAAAGATGAAATTATCGATGGTTCCAAGATTAAAAAAGGTGATAAAATCATTGCGTTGCCAAGTTCAGGCTTCCACTCCAATGGCTTTTCTTTGGTCAGAAAAATATTCCCAGATTTTAATGCCGAGTTTGAAGGTCGCCCGCTTTACGAAACTTTGCTCATCCCAACTCAACTCTATTACCGAGATATTTTTAAATTGAAAAAAGAAGTGGAGATTTCAGGCATTGCCCATATTACAGGCGGCGGCTTGATAGAGAATGTGCCACGGATTATTCCAGATGGACTATGTGCGCAGATTGATGCGGCTCAAATTAAAATCCCAAGCATTATGCTGGAATGCGAGAAACGAGGCAACATAAGCCGTGATGAGATGTTTGGCACCTTTAATATGGGCGTAGGTATGGTAGTGATTGTTGATGAAAGCCAAGTGGCACAAACTTTGGACCTCCTCCCAGAAGCGTATGAAATCGGTACGGTGACAGAAGATTCAGAAAAAATAAAACTCGTTTAA
- the scpA gene encoding methylmalonyl-CoA mutase, with protein sequence MRFPILDVSPDFSQLSFELSEPNYTFQKDGLELKTRYTKTEAQPIIAQGYSAGIAPYLRGPYTTMYVQKPWTIRQYAGFSTAEESNAFYRRNLAAGQKGLSIAFDLATHRGYDSDHPRVVGDVGKAGVAIDSVEDMKILFQDIPLEQISVSMTMNGAVLPILAFYIVAAEEQGVAQHQLSGTIQNDILKEFMVRNTYIYPPTPSMKIIADIFEYTSKNIPKFNSISISGYHMQEAGATPVLEMAYTLADGLEYVRTGIKAGMNIDDFAPRLSFFWAIGMNHFMEIAKMRAARYIWAQLLAPFHPKNPKSLALRTHSQTSGWSLTEQEPFNNITRTAIEALASALGGTQSLHTNALDEAIALPTDYSAKIARNTQIILQQESGICDVVDPMGGSYLVEALTQQMITEAMKFIDEVEAEGGMTKAIEAGIPKMRIEEAAAIKQAKIDSGEEFIIGVNAFKSQLKQPDFEILDIDNTEVRRKQIERLNQLKAERNPEAVAAILEEIKACAASGEGNLLALCIEAARRRVTLGEMSDAMETSFGRYKANIKTIQGVYAMNATKNQYFDKAVALAQQFEDEEGRRPRMMVAKMGQDGHDRGAKVVATAFADMGFDVDVAPLFQTPEEVAKQAVENDVHILGISSLAAGHKTLVPQVVEELKKMGAEDITIVVGGVIPQQDYDFLYANGADHIFGPGTNLPECACEVLEKRLNLK encoded by the coding sequence ATGCGTTTCCCCATTCTTGATGTATCGCCCGATTTTTCTCAATTGTCTTTTGAACTTTCTGAACCCAATTATACATTTCAAAAAGATGGGCTGGAGCTTAAGACAAGATATACCAAAACCGAAGCCCAACCGATTATAGCCCAAGGTTATTCTGCGGGGATTGCGCCTTATTTGCGTGGGCCTTATACCACTATGTATGTTCAAAAACCGTGGACTATTCGGCAGTATGCGGGATTTTCTACCGCTGAGGAATCCAATGCTTTTTACCGCCGAAATTTGGCAGCAGGGCAAAAAGGACTTTCCATAGCGTTTGATTTGGCGACCCACCGAGGCTATGATTCTGACCACCCTCGTGTGGTGGGCGATGTCGGTAAAGCAGGAGTAGCCATTGATTCTGTGGAAGATATGAAAATTTTGTTTCAAGATATTCCTTTGGAGCAAATCTCGGTTTCTATGACGATGAACGGTGCGGTGTTGCCTATTTTGGCTTTTTATATTGTGGCGGCGGAGGAACAAGGCGTGGCGCAGCATCAGCTTTCTGGTACCATACAAAATGACATTCTCAAAGAATTTATGGTGAGGAATACTTATATCTATCCACCTACGCCATCAATGAAAATTATTGCAGATATTTTTGAATATACATCAAAAAATATCCCTAAATTTAATTCAATCTCTATTTCTGGGTATCATATGCAGGAGGCTGGGGCTACTCCAGTTTTGGAGATGGCTTACACTTTGGCAGATGGCTTAGAATATGTGCGAACAGGCATAAAGGCAGGGATGAACATTGATGATTTTGCACCGCGTTTGTCCTTTTTTTGGGCGATAGGGATGAATCATTTTATGGAAATTGCCAAAATGAGAGCTGCCCGTTATATTTGGGCACAGCTGTTGGCGCCTTTCCATCCTAAAAATCCTAAATCCTTGGCATTGCGCACCCACTCGCAGACTTCGGGCTGGTCTTTAACCGAGCAAGAGCCGTTCAATAATATCACGAGAACTGCCATTGAAGCCTTGGCTTCGGCATTAGGCGGCACCCAATCTTTGCACACCAATGCCTTGGACGAAGCCATTGCACTCCCCACCGATTATTCGGCGAAAATTGCCCGAAATACCCAAATTATCCTCCAACAAGAAAGCGGTATTTGCGATGTGGTGGATCCTATGGGCGGCAGTTATTTGGTGGAAGCGCTTACCCAGCAAATGATTACCGAAGCGATGAAATTCATCGATGAAGTAGAAGCCGAAGGCGGTATGACCAAAGCCATAGAGGCAGGCATTCCCAAAATGAGAATTGAGGAAGCGGCAGCCATCAAACAAGCCAAAATAGACAGTGGCGAGGAGTTTATTATCGGCGTTAATGCCTTTAAATCTCAACTCAAACAACCAGATTTTGAAATTTTAGATATTGATAATACCGAGGTTCGGCGGAAACAAATAGAGCGGCTTAACCAACTCAAAGCGGAGAGAAATCCTGAAGCGGTAGCGGCTATTTTAGAGGAAATAAAGGCGTGTGCAGCCTCTGGAGAAGGCAATTTATTGGCGCTTTGTATAGAGGCGGCACGGCGGCGCGTGACTTTGGGCGAGATGAGTGATGCTATGGAAACCTCGTTCGGAAGATATAAAGCGAATATTAAAACCATACAAGGCGTTTATGCGATGAATGCAACAAAAAATCAATATTTTGACAAAGCCGTGGCTTTAGCCCAGCAGTTTGAAGATGAAGAAGGGCGCCGCCCAAGAATGATGGTGGCAAAGATGGGACAAGATGGACACGACCGTGGCGCTAAGGTGGTGGCAACAGCATTTGCAGATATGGGCTTTGATGTAGATGTGGCGCCGCTATTCCAAACGCCAGAAGAGGTGGCTAAGCAGGCGGTGGAAAATGATGTCCATATTTTAGGCATTTCCTCTTTGGCAGCAGGGCACAAAACCTTGGTGCCGCAGGTGGTGGAAGAGCTCAAAAAAATGGGTGCAGAAGACATTACCATCGTGGTGGGCGGCGTGATTCCTCAGCAGGATTATGACTTTCTGTATGCCAATGGCGCAGACCATATTTTTGGACCAGGGACCAACCTTCCAGAGTGTGCGTGCGAGGTTTTAGAGAAAAGACTCAACCTTAAATAA
- a CDS encoding aminoglycoside phosphotransferase family protein: MREETAQHFFESHFKSKVQNWLKLPASGSSRVNFVATSESGEKYIVTSNQNRLENEAFIYFSQIFSNLNLNTPEIIAISDDDLSYIQTYLGQQTLSEIIAEEGESSRVKALVKQTLYQLYQLQTKTKGKIDYSKTFEYEAYNEFPITNDFYYFKNFVADVLELHYHKYKLLKEFKTLTEKIESLQPKGLMIRDFQARNIMVNDENQVFFIDYQAAMQGPLMYDVISFLYQAKANFSTDFKNEMLDYYYALFEDEKQVAQLKESLPYLQLIRFLQVLGAYGFRGLIQRKPHFLESLPKGIDNLYQFSKTWSEIQNYPELNQLILQLKQYDIANL; this comes from the coding sequence ATGAGAGAAGAAACTGCCCAACATTTTTTTGAAAGTCATTTTAAATCTAAGGTTCAAAACTGGTTAAAACTCCCCGCCAGTGGCTCTTCACGGGTTAATTTTGTAGCCACGAGTGAGAGTGGCGAAAAGTATATTGTAACCTCCAACCAAAACAGGTTAGAGAACGAAGCTTTTATTTATTTCTCTCAGATTTTTTCAAATTTAAATCTCAATACCCCTGAAATTATTGCAATTTCAGATGATGACTTGTCTTATATCCAAACCTATTTAGGACAACAAACCCTATCTGAAATTATCGCAGAAGAAGGTGAATCTTCCCGAGTGAAAGCCTTGGTTAAGCAAACTTTGTATCAACTTTATCAACTTCAAACAAAAACGAAAGGTAAAATAGATTATTCTAAAACTTTTGAATACGAAGCCTATAATGAATTTCCGATTACGAATGATTTTTATTATTTTAAAAATTTTGTAGCTGATGTTTTAGAGTTGCATTATCATAAATATAAATTGCTCAAAGAGTTTAAAACGCTTACAGAGAAAATTGAAAGTTTGCAGCCTAAGGGATTGATGATTCGTGATTTTCAAGCCAGAAATATTATGGTCAATGATGAAAACCAAGTGTTTTTTATAGACTACCAAGCGGCAATGCAAGGCCCTTTGATGTACGATGTCATTTCATTTTTATACCAAGCCAAAGCCAACTTTTCAACTGATTTTAAGAATGAAATGCTTGATTATTATTACGCTTTGTTTGAAGATGAAAAACAAGTTGCACAGTTGAAGGAAAGCCTGCCTTACTTACAATTGATTCGTTTTTTACAAGTTTTGGGTGCTTATGGTTTTAGAGGGCTCATTCAGCGGAAACCTCATTTTTTAGAGAGTTTACCGAAAGGCATAGACAACCTCTATCAATTTTCCAAAACTTGGAGTGAAATACAAAATTATCCAGAACTTAATCAATTGATATTACAATTAAAGCAATACGATATTGCCAATTTATAA
- a CDS encoding VanZ family protein, whose protein sequence is MLLVNSPKLFRKILPIYWAFLTYILLRPTSGEILDHWFIFSEIDKIAHFLTFFLLGALLRLAYPSQKFSRYIMIILIYGLLTEILQDELAFGRTLDALDLLADTLGGGLAYYIIYKLKK, encoded by the coding sequence ATGTTATTGGTTAATTCGCCAAAATTATTTCGTAAGATATTGCCCATTTATTGGGCATTTCTTACTTATATACTCCTCAGACCAACTTCTGGGGAGATCTTAGACCATTGGTTTATCTTTTCGGAGATAGATAAAATAGCCCATTTTCTTACATTCTTTTTATTGGGTGCTTTGCTTAGGCTGGCATATCCGAGCCAAAAATTTTCCCGCTACATTATGATTATTCTAATCTATGGGCTACTAACCGAAATTCTACAAGATGAATTGGCGTTCGGTAGAACCTTAGATGCGTTAGATTTATTAGCCGATACCTTGGGTGGTGGCTTAGCTTACTATATAATATATAAGTTGAAAAAATAA
- the gcvH gene encoding glycine cleavage system protein GcvH produces the protein MNTPTELKYTKDHEWVKVEGNIATVGITDFAQSELGDIVFVDVDTVDDDLSAGEVFGSVEAVKTVSDLYLPLSGKVVEFNQVLEDEPELVNSDPYGKGWIIKIELADGADVSELLSAEDYLNVIG, from the coding sequence ATGAATACACCAACAGAATTAAAGTACACTAAAGACCACGAGTGGGTAAAAGTAGAAGGGAATATTGCCACAGTGGGCATCACCGATTTTGCACAAAGCGAGTTGGGAGACATCGTTTTCGTAGATGTAGATACGGTGGATGATGACCTTTCGGCAGGCGAAGTTTTCGGTAGTGTAGAAGCTGTAAAAACAGTATCAGACCTTTATTTACCGCTTTCAGGAAAAGTGGTAGAGTTCAACCAAGTTTTAGAAGATGAGCCAGAGTTAGTTAATTCTGACCCTTATGGAAAAGGTTGGATTATTAAAATAGAATTAGCCGATGGCGCAGATGTGTCAGAACTCCTTTCTGCAGAAGATTATTTAAATGTTATTGGTTAA
- the bglX gene encoding beta-glucosidase BglX, with product MKKISLIASLLLTMPMLSAQEWATQPVQNYSPAQYEQKRAAFIDRLLSKMTVEEKIGQLNLPTSGDFTTGQAQSSDIAKKIEQGLVGGLFNIKGAEKIKAAQKIAVEKSRLGIPLLFGMDIIHGYETTFPIPLGLAASWDMALIQKSAQIAAREASSDGINWTFSPMVDISREPRWGRVSEGSGEDPYLGSEIAKAMVYGYQGTSLSSPQTLLACVKHFALYGAPEAGKEYNTVDMSHIRMFNEYFPPYKAAVDAGVGSVMASFNEVDGIPATGNRWLQTEVLRHQWKFKGFVVSDYTGINEMIDHGMGDLQQVSALALNAGIDMDMVGEGFIKTLKKSLEEGKISQQTLDNATRRILEAKYDLGLFENPYRYGDAKLAAKEVFSPQNRAEARKISAQSMVLLKNENQVLPIKSASKIAVIGPLVNNAINMTGTWSVGAKHEKSVSLVQGLKNNLGNSAHILTAKGANLDDSEKLENIYAAHGKVTDRDARSKETLLKEAVEIANQSDVIILGIGESAEMSGESSSRTEITVPASQVDLLNALKTTGKPIVVVLFTGRPLALTNIKDAPEAILNVWFPGTEAGNAIYDVLFGKVNPSGKLPMTFPRSLGQVPIYYNHKNTGRPLSDEKTDRCEYERFRANYMDECNTPLYPFGYGLSYTDFEYSDVILSASRLKGNQTLKASIQLTNKGNYDGAEVVQLYIRDWVGSVTRPVKELKGFQKIFLKKGETKEVSFNITPEQLKFYNSTLNYDWESGDFEIMIGTDAHHLKKAKVYWEK from the coding sequence ATGAAAAAAATAAGCCTTATCGCCAGTTTATTATTAACAATGCCGATGCTCTCCGCACAAGAATGGGCAACACAACCAGTGCAAAATTACAGCCCTGCCCAGTACGAACAGAAAAGAGCCGCATTTATAGATCGCCTACTTTCAAAAATGACTGTGGAAGAAAAAATAGGGCAACTCAACCTGCCTACTTCTGGCGATTTTACCACAGGGCAAGCCCAAAGTTCAGATATTGCTAAAAAAATAGAGCAAGGTTTGGTGGGAGGCTTGTTCAATATTAAAGGTGCAGAAAAAATTAAAGCCGCCCAAAAAATTGCGGTTGAAAAGAGCCGCTTGGGCATTCCGTTGCTTTTTGGGATGGATATTATTCACGGCTACGAAACCACTTTCCCCATTCCGCTGGGCTTAGCCGCAAGTTGGGATATGGCATTGATTCAAAAATCGGCACAAATTGCCGCCAGAGAAGCCTCTTCAGATGGCATCAACTGGACTTTTTCTCCAATGGTAGATATTTCCCGAGAGCCACGCTGGGGCAGGGTTTCGGAAGGTTCTGGCGAAGATCCTTATTTGGGAAGTGAAATCGCAAAGGCAATGGTGTACGGTTATCAAGGCACCTCGCTGTCCTCGCCGCAGACCCTTTTGGCGTGTGTGAAACACTTTGCTCTCTATGGTGCGCCAGAGGCAGGCAAGGAATATAACACGGTGGATATGAGTCATATCCGAATGTTTAACGAATATTTTCCGCCGTACAAAGCCGCTGTAGATGCAGGCGTGGGCTCGGTGATGGCTTCCTTTAACGAGGTAGATGGCATCCCTGCAACAGGCAACCGCTGGCTGCAAACCGAGGTTTTACGCCATCAGTGGAAATTTAAAGGCTTCGTGGTGAGTGATTACACGGGTATCAATGAGATGATAGACCACGGTATGGGCGACTTGCAGCAAGTATCGGCGCTGGCACTCAATGCGGGTATTGATATGGATATGGTGGGCGAGGGCTTTATCAAAACTTTAAAAAAATCTTTGGAGGAAGGCAAAATTTCTCAACAAACTTTGGATAACGCAACCAGACGCATTTTGGAAGCCAAGTATGATTTAGGGTTGTTTGAAAATCCGTACCGCTATGGCGATGCAAAGTTGGCAGCAAAGGAAGTATTTTCGCCTCAAAATAGAGCGGAAGCCCGAAAAATTTCAGCCCAATCGATGGTGTTGCTCAAAAATGAAAATCAAGTTTTACCGATAAAATCGGCTTCTAAAATTGCTGTGATAGGTCCTTTGGTTAATAATGCCATCAATATGACAGGAACTTGGAGCGTAGGGGCAAAACACGAAAAATCGGTGTCCTTAGTACAAGGTTTGAAAAATAATTTAGGAAATTCGGCGCACATTCTTACCGCCAAAGGGGCTAATTTAGATGATAGCGAAAAGTTGGAAAACATCTACGCTGCCCACGGCAAAGTAACGGATAGAGACGCCCGAAGCAAAGAAACTTTATTGAAAGAAGCCGTGGAGATCGCTAATCAGTCGGATGTTATCATCTTGGGCATCGGCGAGTCGGCAGAGATGAGCGGCGAGTCATCTTCTCGTACGGAGATTACGGTGCCCGCCTCGCAGGTGGATTTGCTTAACGCTTTGAAGACCACGGGCAAGCCGATAGTGGTGGTTTTGTTCACAGGGCGACCGCTGGCTTTAACGAACATCAAAGATGCTCCAGAGGCTATTTTGAATGTGTGGTTCCCAGGAACGGAGGCTGGCAACGCTATTTATGATGTGCTTTTTGGCAAAGTCAATCCTTCGGGTAAGCTTCCGATGACTTTCCCACGGAGTTTGGGGCAGGTACCTATTTATTATAATCACAAAAATACGGGCAGACCTTTGAGCGATGAAAAAACCGACCGCTGCGAGTATGAACGCTTCCGAGCCAATTATATGGATGAGTGCAACACGCCGCTTTATCCGTTTGGTTACGGGCTTAGCTATACCGATTTTGAGTATTCAGATGTGATTTTATCGGCATCTCGTTTGAAGGGCAACCAGACTTTGAAAGCCTCTATCCAGCTTACCAACAAAGGAAATTATGATGGGGCAGAGGTGGTACAGCTTTATATTAGAGACTGGGTAGGCTCGGTAACGCGCCCTGTGAAAGAGCTGAAAGGCTTTCAGAAAATATTTCTTAAAAAAGGAGAAACCAAGGAAGTGAGTTTTAACATCACGCCAGAGCAACTCAAATTTTACAACAGCACCTTAAATTACGATTGGGAATCAGGTGATTTTGAGATTATGATAGGCACCGATGCCCATCATCTTAAAAAAGCAAAAGTCTATTGGGAGAAGTAA
- a CDS encoding prolyl oligopeptidase family serine peptidase, translating to MKKLILYFTISLLCGGWTSAQEKKLKYEGTAKRNIAINYVLDIPKEVAKPFPLIVFLHGAGERGDDLERVKVHSPFTYRHLMKEPVAILAPQCPQGEYWDTEAVYELLKTIISQYPVDQNRIYLTGLSMGGWGTWKLADEHPELFAAIAPVCAPMHRPAFFNACEHFRDTPIWLFHGALDDVVPLDDSTRMFKKLKNCNPKVQYTIFEKDNHNAWDSTYSMPTLYEWILSQRKP from the coding sequence ATGAAAAAACTGATTTTATACTTTACGATAAGCCTTCTGTGCGGAGGTTGGACTTCTGCCCAAGAGAAAAAGTTGAAATACGAAGGCACAGCCAAGAGGAACATCGCCATTAACTATGTGCTGGACATTCCTAAGGAGGTAGCAAAGCCCTTTCCGCTCATCGTTTTTCTACACGGTGCAGGGGAGCGCGGTGATGATTTAGAGCGTGTGAAAGTCCACAGCCCTTTTACCTACCGCCATTTGATGAAAGAGCCTGTGGCAATCCTCGCGCCGCAGTGTCCGCAAGGCGAGTATTGGGATACCGAGGCGGTTTATGAACTTTTGAAAACCATCATCAGCCAATATCCAGTGGATCAAAACAGAATTTATCTAACTGGTTTGTCTATGGGCGGTTGGGGCACTTGGAAGTTAGCCGATGAACATCCTGAGCTTTTCGCTGCGATAGCCCCAGTTTGTGCGCCTATGCATCGTCCTGCCTTTTTTAACGCCTGCGAGCATTTCCGAGACACGCCTATTTGGCTATTCCATGGGGCTTTAGATGATGTGGTGCCCTTAGATGATAGCACGCGGATGTTCAAAAAACTTAAAAATTGTAATCCCAAAGTGCAATACACCATTTTTGAAAAAGACAACCACAACGCTTGGGACTCTACTTATAGTATGCCAACCCTCTACGAATGGATACTTTCTCAAAGAAAACCTTAA
- a CDS encoding glucoamylase family protein, translating into MKKILVFGAWLLLAACSSQQSREAETPKPQPLSDEALMDEVQRQTLKYFWDYAEPHSMLARERYHEDHIYPENDQNIVTTGGSGFGIATILVGVERGFVPRQEAVERLHKMADFLSKADRFKGAWSHWINGETGKVKPFSPKDNGGDLVETSFLAASLIMVREYFKEGNASEQALAQKCDELWKGIQWNAYTKDGEKVLYWHWSPDHEWAMNFPLRGYNEALLTYILAASSPTHPIDKETYYQGWTRNGTYLTTQTQYGLPLYVKHNGAEQYGGPLFWAHYSYIGLDPRGLSDRYIANYFDLNRNQVQIDYQYCLENPKKWKGYSRYYWGLTASYSRNANGSTGYDAHFPKNDKGIISPTAALSSFPYTPQESMAFLRFLYTQTPQFIGSAGPYDATSLHYNWYTPRYLAIDQGTIAPMIENYRTGLLWKLMMKAPEIQQGLKNLEFHSSQYGF; encoded by the coding sequence ATGAAGAAGATATTGGTGTTTGGGGCTTGGCTTTTGTTGGCAGCGTGCAGCAGTCAGCAGAGTAGGGAGGCGGAAACGCCTAAGCCCCAGCCGCTATCTGATGAAGCCCTGATGGATGAGGTACAACGCCAAACGCTCAAATACTTTTGGGACTATGCGGAGCCTCATTCTATGCTCGCCAGAGAGCGCTATCACGAGGATCATATCTACCCAGAAAATGACCAAAATATCGTAACCACAGGCGGTTCTGGCTTTGGGATTGCCACGATATTGGTAGGCGTAGAGCGCGGTTTTGTGCCAAGGCAAGAGGCGGTGGAGCGTCTGCATAAAATGGCAGATTTTCTCTCCAAAGCAGACCGTTTCAAAGGGGCGTGGAGCCATTGGATTAACGGAGAAACAGGCAAAGTAAAGCCATTTTCGCCCAAAGATAACGGCGGCGATTTAGTGGAAACTTCGTTTCTGGCTGCCAGTCTCATTATGGTAAGGGAATATTTTAAAGAGGGTAATGCTTCCGAGCAAGCGTTAGCCCAAAAATGTGATGAACTTTGGAAAGGCATTCAGTGGAACGCTTATACCAAAGATGGCGAAAAAGTGCTGTATTGGCATTGGTCGCCAGACCACGAGTGGGCAATGAATTTTCCACTCAGAGGTTATAATGAAGCCTTGCTGACTTATATTTTGGCAGCTTCTTCGCCCACACATCCCATCGATAAAGAGACTTATTATCAAGGCTGGACTCGCAATGGCACTTACCTAACCACCCAAACGCAATATGGACTTCCGCTGTATGTGAAGCACAACGGCGCCGAGCAATACGGTGGTCCTTTATTTTGGGCACATTATTCTTATATCGGCTTAGACCCAAGGGGCTTATCAGACCGCTATATCGCCAATTATTTTGATTTGAATAGAAATCAAGTTCAGATAGATTATCAATATTGCTTAGAAAATCCGAAAAAATGGAAAGGCTATAGCCGCTATTATTGGGGGCTAACGGCGAGTTATTCTCGGAATGCCAACGGCTCCACAGGCTACGATGCACATTTTCCAAAGAATGACAAAGGCATCATCAGTCCTACAGCGGCATTGAGTAGTTTTCCATACACGCCCCAAGAGTCAATGGCGTTTTTGAGGTTTCTCTATACGCAAACGCCACAATTTATAGGTAGTGCAGGACCGTATGATGCCACTTCTTTGCATTATAATTGGTATACGCCGCGCTATTTGGCAATTGACCAAGGTACCATTGCCCCGATGATTGAGAACTATCGCACAGGATTGCTTTGGAAATTGATGATGAAAGCTCCAGAAATTCAGCAAGGATTAAAAAATTTAGAATTTCATTCCTCACAATACGGATTTTAA